Proteins from one Deinococcus seoulensis genomic window:
- a CDS encoding aldo/keto reductase, whose product MIYDPNPQRYESLPYRRAGRSGLLLPAVSLGLWHNFGGVDRFENARAMVRTAFDAGITHFDLANNYGPPPGSAEETFGRLLRGDLAPFRDELIVSSKAGYTMWPGPYGDWGSRKYLLASCDASLRRLGLEYVDVFYHHRPDPNTPLTETMGALDQIVRSGRALYVGVSNYPAALLREAAAILRDLGTPFVLNQPSYSMFNRWLEPDGLPGALEDEGVGAIVFSPLAQGLLSTRYLNGIPDDSRAASATGFLKADAVTPERVAQVRALNDVAAARGQTLVQLALAWVLRWPQVTSALIGASRPEQITDAAGALNAPPLTDAELDAIEAILSGTPA is encoded by the coding sequence ATGATCTACGATCCGAATCCGCAGCGGTACGAGTCCCTTCCCTACCGGCGCGCGGGCCGCAGCGGGCTGCTGCTTCCGGCCGTGTCGCTGGGCCTGTGGCATAACTTCGGCGGCGTGGACCGCTTCGAGAACGCCCGCGCGATGGTCCGCACGGCCTTCGACGCCGGAATCACGCACTTCGACCTGGCGAACAATTACGGCCCACCGCCCGGCAGCGCCGAGGAGACCTTCGGGCGGCTGCTGCGCGGCGACCTCGCGCCGTTCCGGGACGAGCTGATCGTGTCCAGCAAGGCCGGGTACACCATGTGGCCCGGCCCGTACGGCGACTGGGGCAGCCGCAAGTACCTGCTGGCGTCCTGCGACGCGAGCCTCAGGCGGCTGGGCCTGGAGTACGTGGACGTGTTCTACCACCACCGCCCGGACCCGAATACGCCGCTGACGGAGACCATGGGCGCGCTCGATCAGATCGTGCGCAGCGGGCGGGCGCTGTACGTGGGCGTCAGCAACTACCCGGCGGCGCTACTGCGCGAGGCGGCCGCCATCCTGCGGGACCTGGGCACGCCGTTCGTGCTGAACCAGCCGAGTTACTCGATGTTCAACCGCTGGCTGGAACCCGACGGTCTGCCCGGCGCGCTGGAGGACGAGGGTGTGGGCGCGATCGTGTTCAGTCCGCTGGCGCAGGGGCTGCTGAGCACCCGTTACCTGAACGGCATTCCAGACGATTCCCGCGCGGCGAGCGCCACCGGCTTCCTGAAGGCGGACGCCGTGACGCCGGAGCGGGTCGCGCAGGTCCGCGCGCTGAACGACGTGGCCGCCGCGCGCGGGCAGACGCTGGTGCAACTGGCGCTGGCATGGGTGCTGCGCTGGCCGCAGGTGACGAGCGCCCTGATCGGCGCGAGCCGCCCCGAGCAGATCACCGACGCCGCCGGAGCCCTGAACGCCCCGCCCCTGACCGACGCGGAACTGGACGCCATCGAGGCGATCCTGAGCGGCACGCCCGCATGA
- a CDS encoding acetylxylan esterase, with the protein MAHFDLPPEQLQSYRAAAPAPADFDAFWAQTLAEARRFDLNATFTPVRTPFVTVDVFDVTFAGWAGQPVKGWLTLPRARTGRLPCVTEFVGYGGGRGLAGDHLGYASMGYAHLLMDTRGQGSGWRQGDTPDDAPGAGPQVPGFMTRGIQSRETYYYRRVFTDAVRAVEAARAHPAVDGARVAVAGVSQGGGVALAAAGLCDVQLCLPDVPFLCHFDRAARLVDSFPYAEITAYLKTHRGRAADVFGVLAYFDGVHFAARAQAAALFSVGLMDEVCPPSTVYAAFNAYAGPREMRVYEFNRHEGGENVQALERAAFLARHWPS; encoded by the coding sequence GTGGCTCACTTCGATCTTCCGCCCGAACAGCTTCAGTCCTACCGCGCCGCCGCGCCCGCCCCGGCGGATTTCGATGCGTTCTGGGCGCAGACGCTGGCCGAGGCCCGCCGCTTCGACCTGAACGCCACGTTCACGCCGGTCCGGACGCCGTTCGTGACGGTGGACGTGTTCGACGTGACCTTCGCCGGGTGGGCCGGGCAGCCCGTGAAAGGCTGGCTGACGCTGCCGCGCGCCCGCACGGGCCGCCTGCCGTGCGTGACCGAGTTCGTCGGGTACGGCGGCGGGCGCGGACTGGCGGGCGATCACCTGGGGTACGCCAGCATGGGGTACGCGCACCTGCTGATGGACACGCGCGGGCAGGGCAGCGGGTGGCGGCAGGGAGACACGCCGGACGACGCGCCGGGCGCGGGGCCGCAGGTGCCGGGCTTCATGACGCGCGGCATTCAGAGCCGCGAGACGTACTACTACCGCCGGGTGTTCACGGACGCCGTGCGGGCGGTCGAGGCGGCCCGCGCGCACCCGGCAGTGGACGGCGCGCGCGTGGCGGTCGCCGGGGTCAGTCAGGGCGGCGGGGTGGCGCTGGCGGCGGCGGGTCTGTGTGACGTGCAATTGTGCCTGCCGGACGTGCCGTTCCTGTGTCATTTCGACCGGGCGGCGCGGCTGGTGGACAGCTTCCCGTACGCGGAGATCACGGCGTACCTGAAAACGCACCGGGGCCGCGCGGCGGACGTGTTCGGGGTGCTGGCGTACTTCGACGGCGTGCACTTCGCGGCGCGTGCGCAGGCGGCGGCGCTGTTCTCGGTGGGTCTGATGGACGAGGTCTGCCCGCCCAGCACGGTGTACGCGGCCTTCAACGCCTACGCCGGGCCGCGCGAGATGCGGGTGTACGAGTTCAACCGGCACGAGGGCGGCGAGAACGTGCAGGCGCTGGAACGCGCGGCGTTCCTGGCCCGCCACTGGCCCTCCTGA
- a CDS encoding FAD-dependent oxidoreductase, with protein sequence MITPGCLRGLPLFAELDDTLLHAAALDAADVHLNEGEYLIREGDSVAFFVLLEGELAVTKEVGGEPQAVDTYRPGDSFGELPLLLGTPATVDLMARTPARVMRVEGPDFMALLGRSESLAATVMANMKRRVGNLQRVTLEAPQAVTLLVGSADDLSCFGLRDFLSRNQVVFRWLDPGAPALACDIPAGIEDGPLPAVILPGGEVLRRPDVREVARRVGLQVEPTLDRYDVVILGGGPAGLAAAVYGASEGLCTLLVERQAPGGQAGTSSRIENYLGFPTGLSGGELSARALRQARRFGAEVVTREATALETSPDGGHTVVLDGDLRVRARSVVITTGVEWRALPLPDAARFVGRGVWYGAARTEAPGTRGKDVYLIGGGNSAGQAALFFSNYARRVSVLIRADRVEKGMSQYLIDQLRAKPNVRICECCEVTALRGDSHLRGLTVHHSDTGQDEAVETDSLFVLIGADARTDWLDGVVLRDERGYVCSGLDLAPQGAWPLDRDPFPLETSVPGVFVAGDVRRGSVKRVASSVGEGSMSIALVHQFLALQDAAGQGPAASPPTTPASSDRPNPSD encoded by the coding sequence GTGATCACGCCCGGGTGCCTGCGGGGGCTGCCGCTGTTCGCGGAGCTGGACGACACGCTGCTGCACGCGGCGGCGCTGGACGCGGCCGACGTGCACCTGAACGAGGGCGAGTACCTGATCCGCGAGGGGGACTCGGTCGCGTTCTTCGTGCTGCTGGAGGGCGAACTGGCCGTCACGAAGGAGGTGGGAGGCGAGCCGCAGGCGGTGGACACCTACCGGCCCGGCGATTCGTTCGGGGAGTTGCCGCTGCTGCTGGGCACGCCCGCCACGGTGGACCTGATGGCCCGGACGCCCGCGCGGGTCATGCGGGTGGAAGGCCCGGACTTCATGGCGCTGCTGGGCCGTTCGGAGTCGCTGGCGGCGACCGTCATGGCGAACATGAAACGCCGGGTGGGGAACCTGCAACGCGTGACGCTGGAGGCCCCGCAGGCGGTCACGTTGCTGGTCGGGTCGGCGGACGACCTCAGCTGTTTCGGACTGCGGGATTTCCTGTCGCGCAACCAGGTGGTGTTCCGCTGGCTGGACCCGGGTGCGCCCGCACTGGCCTGCGACATTCCGGCCGGGATCGAGGACGGGCCGCTCCCGGCGGTCATCCTGCCGGGCGGCGAGGTGCTGCGCCGGCCGGACGTGCGCGAGGTGGCGCGCCGCGTGGGGTTGCAGGTGGAACCCACCCTGGACCGGTACGACGTGGTGATCCTGGGCGGCGGTCCGGCCGGGCTGGCGGCGGCGGTGTACGGAGCGTCGGAGGGTCTGTGTACGCTGCTGGTCGAGCGGCAGGCGCCGGGCGGGCAGGCGGGCACCAGCAGCCGCATCGAGAATTACCTGGGCTTCCCGACGGGCCTGTCGGGCGGCGAGCTGAGCGCGCGGGCGCTGCGGCAGGCGCGGCGGTTCGGGGCGGAGGTCGTGACGCGTGAGGCGACGGCGCTGGAAACCAGTCCGGACGGTGGGCACACGGTCGTGCTGGACGGCGACCTGCGGGTCCGGGCGCGCAGCGTGGTGATCACCACGGGCGTCGAGTGGCGCGCGCTGCCCCTGCCGGACGCGGCGCGGTTCGTGGGGCGCGGCGTGTGGTACGGCGCGGCCCGCACCGAGGCGCCGGGTACGCGCGGCAAGGACGTGTACCTGATCGGCGGGGGGAACTCGGCCGGGCAGGCGGCGCTGTTCTTCTCGAACTACGCGCGGCGGGTCTCGGTGCTGATCCGCGCGGACCGCGTGGAGAAGGGCATGTCGCAGTACCTGATCGATCAGCTGCGCGCCAAACCGAACGTGCGCATCTGCGAGTGCTGCGAGGTCACGGCCCTGCGCGGAGACTCGCACCTGCGCGGCCTGACCGTGCATCACAGCGACACCGGGCAGGACGAGGCGGTCGAGACGGACTCGCTGTTCGTGCTGATCGGCGCGGACGCCCGCACCGACTGGCTGGACGGCGTGGTGCTGCGCGACGAGCGCGGGTACGTCTGCTCGGGCCTGGACCTCGCGCCGCAGGGGGCGTGGCCGCTGGACCGCGATCCGTTCCCGCTGGAGACCAGCGTGCCGGGCGTGTTCGTCGCCGGGGACGTGCGGCGCGGATCGGTCAAACGCGTGGCCAGCAGCGTCGGCGAGGGCAGCATGAGTATCGCGCTGGTGCATCAGTTCCTGGCGTTGCAGGACGCGGCCGGTCAGGGGCCAGCCGCGTCACCGCCCACCACTCCCGCCAGTTCAGACCGGCCGAACCCGTCAGACTGA